In Nocardioides marinus, one DNA window encodes the following:
- a CDS encoding glycosyltransferase family 2 protein, whose product MTTPPPIDHPDVDVVVATHARPELVRRTLEAIGAQRYPGRIRTVVVHDREPVDPTLADTTPDRSVVVMANDRRPGLAGSRNCGVLAGHAPLVAFCDDDDTWRPDKLRRQVEALRTSAAPTVVTGIEIGFRGTRTVRVPTADELTVPVLVRRRVMAAHPSTVLVRRDALLGPIGLVDESIPGGYGEDYDWMLRAAEHGGVAVVPAPLVDVRWGGSQFARDWAVIVEALDHLLAKHPAFARDRRALGRIRGQQAFALAAMRAPGGLRAAVRTLGIAPGERRGYLATAVALHLLSPDRVLDLANRHGRGI is encoded by the coding sequence ATGACCACACCACCGCCCATCGACCACCCCGACGTGGACGTGGTGGTCGCCACCCACGCGCGCCCCGAGCTCGTCCGCCGGACGCTCGAGGCCATCGGGGCCCAGCGCTACCCGGGCCGGATCCGCACCGTGGTGGTCCACGACCGGGAGCCCGTCGACCCGACCCTGGCCGACACCACCCCCGACCGGTCGGTGGTGGTGATGGCCAACGACCGCCGGCCGGGCCTCGCGGGGTCGCGCAACTGCGGCGTCCTGGCCGGGCACGCCCCGCTGGTGGCCTTCTGCGACGACGACGACACCTGGCGCCCGGACAAGCTCCGGCGCCAGGTGGAGGCCCTGCGCACCAGTGCGGCGCCGACCGTGGTCACCGGGATCGAGATCGGCTTCCGGGGGACCCGCACGGTGCGGGTGCCGACCGCGGACGAGCTCACCGTGCCCGTGCTCGTGCGCCGCCGCGTCATGGCCGCCCACCCCTCGACGGTGCTGGTGCGCCGCGACGCGCTGCTCGGCCCCATCGGACTGGTCGACGAGTCCATCCCCGGCGGCTACGGCGAGGACTACGACTGGATGCTCCGCGCCGCCGAGCACGGGGGCGTCGCCGTGGTGCCCGCGCCCTTGGTGGACGTGCGCTGGGGTGGGTCCCAGTTCGCCCGGGACTGGGCGGTGATCGTCGAGGCGCTGGACCACCTGCTCGCGAAGCACCCGGCCTTCGCCCGGGACCGCCGGGCCCTGGGCCGGATCCGTGGGCAGCAGGCCTTCGCCCTGGCCGCCATGCGGGCCCCGGGCGGGCTGCGCGCCGCGGTGCGGACCCTGGGCATCGCGCCCGGCGAGCGGCGGGGCTACCTGGCGACGGCCGTGGCGCTCCACCTGCTGTCCCCGGACCGCGTCCTGGACCTGGCCAACCGGCACGGCCGGGGGATCTGA
- a CDS encoding methyltransferase domain-containing protein, translated as MSAVVGHRSRARDLRTRSRRRWRRLGGEMAQRVRRTPLPPPVRGALTRVLVWHAGLRTIPVDRVLLGGQNGLSTAAFAAAHGDLGWGSTPVALGPHARLLEAAAARELSDGEVLASEYAAMARTCIRETGAYFSATDDAGILDVARRFVASVQGSPETAPTGKKPAGTTPEPHRSREGSPVLVAPIRGSSCFQVVDGHHRLAAAALRGEETARVRVRRWQVSTPALELLEDMSWIGGRRELYQPVPLPEVSEWPRARHCTDRARAMELWLARYGPEHLTRPGARYLDVASCYGWFLARMQRHGFEVHGIERDPLALPLGAVAYGLDPARIRTGDAVDLLRDTSETFDVVSCFSLLHHFVLGRGSCGPEELVRLLGKVTGHVLFLDTGQEHEEWFKDSLRGWDSAAIAAFLERHGGFDRVVDLGPDQDDEGPYSGNYGRHLFACVREA; from the coding sequence ATGAGCGCGGTCGTCGGCCACCGGTCCCGCGCCCGCGACCTCAGGACCCGGAGCCGGCGCCGGTGGCGCCGGCTCGGCGGGGAGATGGCCCAGCGGGTCCGCCGGACCCCCCTTCCACCACCGGTCCGGGGAGCACTGACCCGGGTCCTGGTCTGGCACGCCGGACTGCGCACGATCCCGGTCGACCGGGTGCTGCTCGGGGGCCAGAACGGGCTCTCCACCGCGGCCTTCGCCGCCGCGCACGGCGACCTCGGCTGGGGGTCCACCCCGGTGGCGCTGGGGCCGCACGCCCGGCTGCTGGAGGCCGCCGCCGCCAGGGAGCTCAGCGACGGGGAGGTGCTGGCCTCCGAGTACGCCGCCATGGCCCGCACCTGCATCCGCGAGACCGGCGCCTACTTCTCCGCCACCGACGACGCGGGCATCCTCGACGTGGCGCGGCGGTTCGTCGCCAGCGTGCAGGGTTCCCCCGAGACGGCGCCCACCGGGAAGAAGCCGGCCGGGACGACGCCCGAGCCGCACCGCAGCCGGGAGGGCAGCCCGGTGCTGGTGGCACCGATCCGCGGCTCCTCCTGCTTCCAGGTCGTCGACGGCCACCACCGGCTGGCCGCCGCGGCGCTGCGCGGGGAGGAGACGGCGCGGGTGCGGGTCCGGCGCTGGCAGGTGTCGACCCCGGCACTGGAGCTGCTCGAGGACATGTCCTGGATCGGTGGTCGACGCGAGCTGTACCAGCCCGTCCCGCTCCCCGAGGTCTCCGAGTGGCCGCGCGCACGCCACTGCACCGACCGGGCCCGCGCCATGGAGCTGTGGCTGGCCCGCTACGGCCCCGAGCACCTGACCCGGCCCGGCGCCCGGTACCTCGACGTGGCGTCCTGCTACGGCTGGTTCCTCGCCCGGATGCAACGCCACGGGTTCGAGGTCCACGGGATCGAGCGCGACCCGCTGGCCCTCCCACTGGGTGCTGTCGCCTACGGGCTGGATCCGGCCCGCATCCGGACCGGGGACGCCGTCGACCTGCTCCGGGACACCTCGGAGACCTTCGACGTCGTGAGCTGCTTCAGCCTGCTGCACCACTTCGTCCTGGGGCGCGGCAGCTGCGGACCCGAGGAGCTGGTGCGCCTGCTGGGCAAGGTCACCGGTCACGTGCTGTTCCTCGACACCGGCCAGGAGCACGAGGAGTGGTTCAAGGACTCGCTGCGGGGGTGGGACAGCGCCGCGATCGCCGCGTTCCTCGAGCGCCACGGCGGCTTCGACAGGGTCGTCGACCTGGGGCCGGACCAGGACGACGAGGGTCCCTACAGCGGCAATTACGGCCGCCACCTCTTCGCCTGCGTGCGTGAGGCATGA
- a CDS encoding sulfotransferase: protein MPVRTLTHTLAHRLPETATESMRHAALAAGRATAPARRLPSFLVIGAQRCGTTTLFRLLAEHPHLLRPTVSKGTGYFDDGYHHSSHWYRGHFALRTWGGALRAGPVHSFEASGYYLFHPLAAERIARDLPHVHVVALVRDPVERARSAHRHEQVRGFETLDFDSAVRAEAVRTHGEEQRLREDPTYRSFAHRHHAYLQRGEYARQLDRFVAALGRDRVHVVDYGRFFADPVDRFVDLQRALGVPVWRPDHVRRWNAADKPPLDDERRRALLLHFEPHDEALTDLLGEEPSWRSEAGR from the coding sequence GTGCCCGTCCGCACCCTGACCCACACGCTGGCCCACCGCCTGCCCGAGACCGCGACGGAGTCGATGCGGCACGCAGCCCTCGCCGCGGGCCGGGCGACCGCTCCCGCCAGACGGCTGCCCTCCTTCCTCGTGATCGGCGCGCAGCGCTGCGGGACCACCACGCTCTTCCGGCTGCTGGCCGAGCACCCGCACCTGCTGCGACCCACCGTGTCCAAGGGCACCGGCTACTTCGACGACGGCTACCACCACTCCTCCCACTGGTACCGCGGGCACTTCGCGCTGCGCACCTGGGGCGGCGCCCTGCGGGCCGGGCCGGTGCACAGCTTCGAGGCCAGCGGCTACTACCTCTTCCACCCGTTGGCCGCCGAGCGGATCGCCCGCGACCTCCCGCACGTGCACGTGGTCGCCCTGGTCCGTGACCCGGTGGAGCGCGCCAGGTCCGCGCACCGGCACGAGCAGGTGCGCGGCTTCGAGACCCTCGACTTCGACTCGGCCGTGCGCGCGGAGGCGGTGCGCACGCACGGGGAGGAGCAGCGTCTGCGCGAGGACCCGACGTACCGCAGCTTCGCCCACCGCCACCACGCCTACCTCCAACGCGGGGAGTACGCCCGCCAGCTCGACCGCTTCGTGGCGGCCCTGGGCCGCGACCGGGTCCACGTCGTCGACTACGGACGCTTCTTCGCCGACCCGGTCGACCGGTTCGTGGACCTCCAGCGCGCCCTCGGCGTGCCGGTATGGCGACCCGACCACGTCCGGAGGTGGAACGCCGCCGACAAGCCGCCCCTCGACGACGAGCGCCGTCGCGCGCTCCTGCTCCACTTCGAGCCCCACGACGAGGCGCTCACCGACCTCCTCGGCGAGGAGCCCTCCTGGCGCAGCGAGGCCGGACGATGA
- a CDS encoding lipopolysaccharide biosynthesis protein produces MSQRDLATEHLGHLARGGLLALAGSAVAAGAGLALALAVSHGLPADAAGLFFTTTAAFSLLAVGCLLGVDSGLARFALRLEAEGRSRELGRLMRVAMAPALATATVIGVVAALAAAHLAPDGLSPTVLRLLALALPCAVAAELHLAATRSFGQVRPTVAVDRLLRAGTQPVVVLVVLATGGVGAALVGWASVYLVSTALAVLALRRALASRPRPDTGGGSPDPAPTRGLARSFWSFTAPRGVAGLAQVSVQKADILLVALLLGPAPAAVYVVATRFVAIGQLANQAVHQVLQPRLTALLVAGDRRALDQVFTTATTWGLLLVWPFYLAVGAAAPTYLGLFGGATSSYAAGTSVVVLMALAMMVAVATGPLDTLLLMAGRSGASLAIALVAMAVDLVLCVVLLPVLGLVGAAVAWACAVLVRSGLATIQVARTTGTVLPLATLTRAALVPVVAVGLPVATWTWSGGRSPTTWLLVTVLAGVPYVLALHRWRHRLGLDLLADALRHRRPAAAPTTPTPTPTLPPSRSTEETPCPSAP; encoded by the coding sequence ATGAGCCAGCGTGACCTCGCGACGGAGCACCTGGGACACCTCGCCCGCGGCGGGCTGCTCGCCCTGGCCGGCTCCGCGGTCGCTGCCGGCGCCGGTCTCGCGCTGGCGCTGGCGGTGAGCCACGGGCTCCCGGCCGACGCCGCGGGCCTGTTCTTCACCACCACCGCGGCGTTCTCGTTGCTGGCGGTCGGGTGCCTGCTCGGTGTGGACAGCGGGCTGGCCAGGTTCGCCCTCCGCCTCGAGGCGGAGGGCCGCTCCCGCGAGCTGGGGCGGCTGATGCGCGTGGCGATGGCGCCGGCCCTGGCGACGGCGACGGTGATCGGGGTCGTGGCGGCCCTCGCGGCCGCGCACCTCGCCCCCGACGGCCTGTCGCCGACCGTGCTGCGGCTGCTGGCCCTGGCCCTGCCCTGCGCCGTCGCCGCCGAGCTGCACCTGGCCGCCACCCGCTCCTTCGGCCAGGTGCGCCCCACGGTCGCGGTCGACCGCCTGCTGCGCGCCGGCACGCAGCCGGTGGTCGTGCTGGTGGTGCTCGCGACCGGCGGGGTGGGGGCAGCGCTGGTGGGCTGGGCCTCGGTCTACCTGGTGAGCACCGCCCTCGCGGTGCTCGCACTGCGCCGGGCCCTGGCGTCCCGGCCGCGTCCGGACACCGGGGGCGGCTCCCCAGACCCGGCCCCGACTCGGGGGCTGGCCCGGTCCTTCTGGTCCTTCACCGCGCCGCGCGGCGTCGCGGGGCTGGCCCAGGTCAGCGTCCAGAAGGCCGACATCCTCCTCGTCGCGCTCCTCCTGGGACCCGCCCCCGCAGCCGTCTACGTCGTCGCCACCCGGTTCGTGGCCATCGGCCAGCTGGCCAACCAGGCGGTGCACCAGGTGCTGCAACCCCGGCTGACCGCCCTCCTGGTGGCCGGGGACCGCCGCGCGCTCGACCAGGTGTTCACGACCGCCACGACCTGGGGCCTGCTGCTGGTGTGGCCCTTCTACCTGGCCGTCGGCGCCGCGGCCCCCACCTACCTCGGCCTCTTCGGTGGTGCGACCTCGTCGTACGCCGCCGGCACCTCGGTCGTCGTGCTGATGGCGCTCGCGATGATGGTGGCGGTCGCCACCGGCCCCCTCGACACCCTCCTGCTGATGGCCGGGCGCTCCGGGGCCAGCCTCGCGATCGCCCTGGTGGCGATGGCGGTCGACCTGGTGCTGTGCGTGGTCCTGCTGCCCGTGCTGGGCCTGGTCGGAGCGGCCGTGGCGTGGGCGTGCGCGGTGCTGGTGCGCAGCGGCCTGGCCACGATCCAGGTCGCCCGGACCACGGGCACCGTCCTGCCCCTCGCGACCCTCACCCGTGCCGCCCTGGTCCCGGTGGTGGCGGTCGGGCTGCCGGTCGCCACCTGGACGTGGTCGGGCGGACGCTCCCCGACCACCTGGCTGCTGGTCACCGTGCTGGCCGGCGTGCCCTACGTCCTCGCGCTGCACCGGTGGCGGCACCGGCTCGGTCTCGACCTGCTCGCCGACGCCCTGCGCCACCGCCGCCCTGCAGCCGCCCCGACGACACCTACCCCGACCCCGACCCTGCCCCCGAGCCGATCGACCGAGGAGACACCGTGCCCGTCCGCACCCTGA
- a CDS encoding BTAD domain-containing putative transcriptional regulator, with protein MQHGHHRGPRVRLLGDLEVRRHDGTLVQAHEWRTGKTMDLLRLLALEDGRPVQVDGLLEKLWPDAPRMRGLGSLRTAASEIRRVLGDPLSVRRHLDGLALPDAWVDVVELRALHSDIRQARDSLEHEVVLALARRACSLYRGPFQAHDAASLWSVEVRDELTVLHLDVLTWGAESANAAAHYREAVEMASTAVRTDPGSESAHRTLMRAYAALGEIGHALRAYESYRRFLATELGADPSVQTQDLHLRLLRSSGSS; from the coding sequence GTGCAGCACGGCCACCACCGCGGTCCCAGGGTCCGACTGCTCGGCGACCTGGAGGTGCGGCGCCACGACGGCACCCTCGTCCAGGCCCACGAGTGGCGGACGGGCAAGACCATGGACCTCCTGCGTCTCCTCGCCCTCGAGGACGGCAGGCCGGTCCAGGTGGACGGCCTGCTGGAGAAGCTGTGGCCCGACGCCCCGCGCATGCGGGGCCTGGGAAGCCTGCGGACGGCGGCCAGCGAGATCCGCCGGGTGCTGGGCGACCCGTTGTCGGTACGCCGCCACCTCGACGGCCTGGCGCTGCCGGACGCCTGGGTCGACGTCGTCGAGCTCCGGGCCCTGCACTCTGACATCCGGCAGGCCCGCGACTCGCTGGAGCACGAGGTCGTGCTCGCGCTGGCGCGCCGGGCCTGCTCGCTCTACCGCGGCCCCTTCCAGGCCCACGACGCCGCCAGCCTGTGGTCGGTCGAGGTCAGGGACGAGCTGACGGTCCTGCACCTCGACGTCCTGACCTGGGGAGCGGAGTCGGCCAACGCCGCGGCCCACTACCGCGAGGCCGTGGAGATGGCATCGACGGCCGTCCGGACCGACCCGGGCTCCGAGAGCGCCCACCGCACCCTCATGCGGGCCTACGCCGCCCTCGGGGAGATCGGCCACGCGCTGCGTGCCTACGAGAGCTACCGCCGCTTCCTCGCCACAGAGCTGGGGGCCGACCCCTCCGTCCAGACCCAGGACCTGCACCTGAGGCTGCTCAGGAGCAGCGGCAGCAGCTGA
- a CDS encoding TetR/AcrR family transcriptional regulator, producing the protein MAPSSPEPAPVPAPAPAPAPAARRRGRPGHDRAAVLRAAIDLFIAQGYDATSLSDLASSLGVTKSAVYHHFPSKEALLAAALDEALEGLDAAVAEAARATDGRSAHDRLRATVLAAVRLLAEHRPAVTLLLRVRGNSALEIAALERRRRIDVELADLVAEAVAEGSLRSDLPPEVVSRLVFGTVNSLVDWYSPDGPIAPDALGDAVCRLLFEGLLA; encoded by the coding sequence ATGGCCCCCTCCTCACCGGAGCCTGCCCCGGTCCCTGCCCCGGCGCCTGCCCCCGCCCCGGCCGCACGACGCCGCGGCCGCCCGGGGCACGACCGGGCGGCGGTGCTGCGCGCCGCGATCGACCTGTTCATCGCCCAGGGCTACGACGCCACCTCGCTCAGCGACCTGGCCTCCTCCCTCGGCGTCACCAAGTCGGCGGTCTACCACCACTTCCCCAGCAAGGAGGCGCTGCTGGCCGCGGCCCTCGACGAGGCGCTGGAGGGCCTGGACGCCGCGGTCGCCGAGGCCGCGCGCGCCACCGACGGTCGCAGCGCGCACGACCGGCTGCGGGCGACGGTCCTCGCCGCCGTACGACTGCTGGCCGAGCACCGTCCGGCCGTGACCCTGCTGCTGCGGGTCCGCGGCAACAGCGCACTGGAGATCGCGGCGCTCGAGCGCCGGCGCCGTATCGACGTCGAGCTGGCCGACCTGGTGGCCGAGGCCGTCGCCGAGGGCAGTCTGCGCTCGGACCTGCCGCCCGAGGTCGTGAGCCGGCTGGTCTTCGGCACCGTCAACTCCCTCGTGGACTGGTACTCCCCCGACGGCCCGATCGCCCCCGACGCGCTCGGTGACGCGGTCTGCCGCCTGCTCTTCGAGGGTCTGCTCGCCTGA
- the paaA gene encoding 1,2-phenylacetyl-CoA epoxidase subunit PaaA gives MVDTLAHEDELQELFEATIARHDRLEPRDWMPEGYRRTLVRQIAQHAHSEIIGMQPEGNWIGRAPSLRRKAVLLAKVQDEAGHGLYLYSATETLGVSRDELTEMLIDGRQKYSSIFNYPTLSYADVGTIGWLVDGAAICNQVPLCRTSFGPYGRAMIRVCKEESFHQRQGFELLMTMMRGTEEQQAMVQESVDRFWWPALMMFGPPDADSPNTAQSMAWGIKTHTNDELRQKFVDMTVPQAARLGVTLPDPDLRWNPERGHHDFGQPDWQEFARVVKGHGPCNAQRVAHRRQAWEDGAWVREAATAYAAKQEESA, from the coding sequence ATGGTCGACACGCTGGCCCACGAGGACGAGCTGCAGGAGTTGTTCGAGGCCACGATCGCCCGGCACGACCGGCTCGAGCCGCGCGACTGGATGCCGGAGGGCTACCGCCGGACCCTGGTGCGCCAGATCGCCCAGCACGCGCACTCGGAGATCATCGGCATGCAGCCCGAGGGCAACTGGATCGGCCGGGCGCCGTCCCTGCGCCGCAAGGCCGTGCTGCTGGCGAAGGTGCAGGACGAGGCCGGCCACGGGCTCTACCTCTACTCCGCGACCGAGACCCTCGGCGTGAGCCGGGACGAGCTCACCGAGATGCTCATCGACGGTCGGCAGAAGTACTCCTCGATCTTCAACTACCCCACGCTCTCCTACGCCGACGTCGGCACCATCGGCTGGCTGGTCGACGGCGCGGCGATCTGCAACCAGGTGCCGCTGTGCCGGACCTCCTTCGGTCCCTACGGCCGGGCGATGATCCGGGTCTGCAAGGAGGAGTCCTTCCACCAGCGGCAGGGCTTCGAGCTGCTGATGACGATGATGCGTGGCACCGAGGAGCAGCAGGCGATGGTGCAGGAGTCGGTCGACCGGTTCTGGTGGCCGGCGCTGATGATGTTCGGCCCGCCCGACGCCGACTCCCCGAACACCGCGCAGTCCATGGCGTGGGGCATCAAGACCCACACCAACGACGAGCTGCGGCAGAAGTTCGTGGACATGACCGTGCCGCAGGCCGCCCGGCTGGGCGTGACCCTGCCCGACCCCGACCTGCGGTGGAACCCCGAGCGTGGGCACCACGACTTCGGCCAGCCGGACTGGCAGGAGTTCGCCCGGGTGGTGAAGGGCCACGGCCCGTGCAACGCCCAGCGGGTCGCCCACCGTCGGCAGGCCTGGGAGGACGGTGCGTGGGTGCGCGAGGCTGCGACGGCGTACGCCGCGAAGCAGGAGGAGTCCGCATGA
- the paaB gene encoding 1,2-phenylacetyl-CoA epoxidase subunit PaaB yields MTEPSTGPRAEWPLYEVFVRGNRGLNHVHVGSLHAADDRMALLHARDVYTRRNEGVSIWVVRSSAITASSPDEKSPLFDPSADKVYRHPTFYDIPDDVPHI; encoded by the coding sequence ATGACCGAGCCGAGCACCGGCCCCCGCGCCGAGTGGCCGCTATACGAGGTGTTCGTCCGCGGCAACCGCGGGCTCAACCACGTCCACGTCGGCTCCCTGCACGCGGCCGACGACCGGATGGCGCTGCTGCACGCCCGCGACGTCTACACCCGTCGCAACGAGGGCGTGAGCATCTGGGTGGTCCGGTCCTCGGCCATCACCGCCTCGAGCCCCGACGAGAAGAGCCCGCTCTTCGACCCGAGCGCCGACAAGGTCTACCGCCACCCGACCTTCTACGACATCCCCGACGACGTCCCGCACATCTGA
- the paaC gene encoding 1,2-phenylacetyl-CoA epoxidase subunit PaaC encodes MSHEDSVYDGLLVDDAHWAFGGSFEDPLAGVDTTVPEGADPVVLGSYALMLGDDALVMAQRLAEWCSRAPDLEEDIALANVALDLLGQARLLLARAAAADPGLVPALPEGSPVPPEDRLAFFRDDHAFRNVRLVELPRGDFAETMARLLLFSTWRLALLGRLRGSRDAVLAAVAAKGCAEVTYHRDLAARWCVTLAGGTEESRRRLVAGLDGLWPWWGELVEAHPVEVTAAADGVGVDPTTLREECEGVLDQVLAACDLTRPDVPPREGIRGGKGRDGRHTEELSRLLTEMQVVARAHPEGTW; translated from the coding sequence ATGAGCCACGAGGACAGCGTGTACGACGGGTTGCTGGTCGACGACGCCCACTGGGCCTTCGGCGGCAGCTTCGAGGACCCCCTGGCCGGTGTCGACACGACGGTGCCGGAGGGTGCCGACCCGGTCGTGCTCGGCAGCTACGCGCTCATGCTCGGCGACGACGCCCTGGTGATGGCCCAGCGTCTGGCCGAGTGGTGCAGCCGCGCGCCCGACCTGGAGGAGGACATCGCGCTGGCCAACGTCGCCCTCGACCTCCTCGGCCAGGCGCGGCTGCTGCTGGCCCGCGCCGCCGCGGCCGACCCGGGCCTCGTGCCGGCACTGCCCGAGGGCTCGCCGGTGCCGCCGGAGGACCGACTGGCGTTCTTCCGCGACGACCACGCCTTCCGCAACGTGCGCCTGGTCGAGCTGCCGCGCGGTGACTTCGCCGAGACGATGGCCCGGCTGCTGCTGTTCTCCACCTGGCGGCTGGCGCTGCTGGGCCGGCTGCGCGGCAGCCGGGACGCCGTGCTGGCCGCGGTCGCGGCCAAGGGGTGCGCCGAGGTCACCTACCACCGCGACCTCGCGGCCCGGTGGTGCGTGACGCTGGCCGGCGGGACCGAGGAGTCCCGGCGCCGGCTGGTCGCCGGGCTCGACGGGCTCTGGCCGTGGTGGGGCGAGCTGGTCGAGGCCCACCCGGTCGAGGTGACGGCCGCCGCCGACGGCGTCGGGGTCGACCCGACCACGCTGCGCGAGGAGTGCGAGGGCGTGCTCGACCAGGTCCTGGCCGCCTGTGACCTCACCCGCCCCGACGTCCCCCCACGCGAGGGGATCCGTGGCGGCAAGGGCCGCGACGGGCGGCACACCGAGGAGCTCTCGCGGCTGCTGACGGAGATGCAGGTCGTGGCCCGCGCGCACCCGGAGGGCACGTGGTGA
- the paaD gene encoding 1,2-phenylacetyl-CoA epoxidase subunit PaaD — MATGTLEHARALAATVTDPELPMLTLADLGVLGEVAVDETGTVVVALTPTYSGCPAMATMRDDLVRTLGEAGLRARVRVVLDPPWSSDRITPAGRAALAAAGISPPGPAPRHDGPVPLTLAPVRRRVTCPRCGSADAGLTSEFGSTACKALYRCNACLEPFDHVKEI, encoded by the coding sequence GTGGCGACCGGCACGCTCGAGCACGCCCGGGCCCTGGCGGCCACCGTGACCGACCCCGAGCTGCCGATGCTGACCCTGGCCGACCTGGGGGTGCTGGGCGAGGTCGCCGTGGACGAGACCGGCACCGTGGTCGTCGCCCTGACCCCGACGTACTCCGGGTGCCCGGCGATGGCCACCATGCGTGACGACCTGGTCCGCACCCTCGGCGAGGCGGGCCTGAGGGCCCGCGTGCGCGTGGTGCTGGACCCGCCCTGGAGCTCGGACCGGATCACCCCCGCGGGCCGGGCGGCGCTGGCCGCGGCCGGCATCTCCCCGCCGGGCCCCGCCCCGCGCCACGACGGTCCCGTGCCCCTCACGCTGGCCCCCGTACGCCGCCGCGTGACCTGCCCGCGGTGCGGCTCGGCCGACGCGGGGCTGACCTCGGAGTTCGGCTCCACCGCGTGCAAGGCGCTCTACCGCTGCAACGCGTGCCTGGAGCCCTTCGACCACGTGAAGGAGATCTGA
- the paaE gene encoding 1,2-phenylacetyl-CoA epoxidase subunit PaaE produces MGVPTQELAQEPVQPRSRSGFHALTVARVDAQTEDSVAITFEVPGDLAEVFAFEAGQSLTVRRSVDGVEHRRSYSICAPAGAAPRIGVREVPGGVVSSWLVHGVRPGDVVEVGPPTGSFRATPGPGRHLCIAAGSGITPMLSIASTVLRDPRASVALLYGNRTTGSVMFAEDLADLKDQHADRLDLVHVLSREPREVDLFSGRLDADRLRRLLTTLVPTDGLDHVWLCGPFGLIEDARAVLGELGVPAERVHVEHFYVDQPPPVLRHPDRVVEGDTSEVTVVLDGRRTTSAMPRDETVLDAAQRVRSDLPFACKGGVCGTCRARVCDGEVDMVRNFALEPHEVQRGFVLTCQSFPVSDEVTVDFDA; encoded by the coding sequence GTGGGCGTCCCGACCCAGGAGCTGGCTCAGGAGCCGGTCCAGCCGCGCTCGCGCAGCGGGTTCCACGCCCTCACCGTCGCGCGCGTGGACGCGCAGACCGAGGACTCCGTGGCGATCACCTTCGAGGTGCCGGGGGACCTCGCCGAGGTCTTCGCCTTCGAGGCCGGCCAGTCGCTGACGGTGCGGCGCAGTGTCGACGGGGTGGAGCACCGGCGCAGCTACTCGATCTGCGCGCCCGCCGGCGCCGCTCCCCGCATCGGGGTGCGCGAGGTGCCCGGGGGCGTGGTGTCGTCGTGGCTGGTCCACGGCGTGCGGCCGGGGGACGTCGTCGAGGTCGGTCCGCCGACCGGCAGCTTCCGCGCGACACCCGGCCCCGGCCGGCACCTGTGCATCGCGGCGGGGTCGGGCATCACGCCGATGCTCTCGATCGCCTCGACGGTGCTGCGCGACCCCCGGGCGTCGGTCGCGCTGCTCTACGGCAACCGCACGACCGGGTCGGTGATGTTCGCCGAGGACCTGGCCGACCTCAAGGACCAGCACGCCGACCGCCTCGACCTGGTGCACGTGCTCTCGCGCGAGCCGCGCGAGGTCGACCTGTTCTCCGGCCGCCTCGACGCCGACCGGCTGCGTCGCCTGCTGACCACGCTGGTGCCCACCGACGGCCTCGACCACGTGTGGCTGTGCGGGCCGTTCGGGCTGATCGAGGACGCGCGCGCGGTGCTCGGGGAGCTGGGTGTCCCGGCCGAGCGCGTGCACGTGGAGCACTTCTACGTCGACCAGCCGCCCCCGGTGCTGCGTCACCCCGACCGGGTCGTGGAGGGCGACACCTCCGAGGTGACGGTCGTGCTGGACGGCCGGCGTACGACCTCGGCGATGCCGCGTGACGAGACGGTCCTCGACGCGGCGCAGCGGGTGCGCAGCGACCTGCCGTTCGCCTGCAAGGGCGGGGTCTGCGGCACCTGTCGCGCCCGGGTCTGCGACGGCGAGGTCGACATGGTCCGCAACTTCGCCCTGGAGCCGCACGAGGTGCAGCGCGGCTTCGTGCTGACCTGTCAGTCGTTCCCGGTGAGCGACGAGGTCACGGTCGACTTCGACGCCTGA